The Amyelois transitella isolate CPQ chromosome 7, ilAmyTran1.1, whole genome shotgun sequence genomic sequence caacatttaaataaaaaaggaacaaCATTATTGCGGACTTTATGAATGCAAAACTAACCAATAGGGAAGATgcaaatatgatatttatgaaaattttacgtataaaatgttaaaaaaatataaaaggacTTCttcaacgtttttattttaaattatgttgatttttaGCAATTATTACGAATTAAAATTACGTTAAACGAAACGCAATTCAAAACACCAATCAGCGTTCAGTGACGTCACTCGTGTTGTGTCAACTTTTAGAAGTTAACTTTGCGATTAATAGGCAGCAGTGcttattatttacgtttttaataaaaatggaagttggatttaaaaaaacagaCTCCAAAAATTTACCAAAAGTTGGTGTCGACATAGTAGTAACTTTTTTTGTCGTGAGTCCAGATTTTTCAAGTGTAGAAATGAAAGGCACTAAATTAGTACGGTATGCATGAATGTTTTTAAACGTTGTTTGCATTTTATTCAGCAATTTCTAAACATAGCAGTTATATTTTAGCTCAACTAGCTAactagcttttttatttaaagagattgaaaagaagttaaatgtgtgttacaataataactgcatatttttaggtggatattttaaaagaatttgtagatgctgtcaataaaaatgattGTCGGGGAAGTATTCTTCGCTACTTTCAAGAAGACAAGCATTCATAAGGTGTGTTCAAGCTTGATTGGAAAGTTGGACTCTCCAGAATCATTTCTTGAAGCATTATCAAAGCAAATGACCAACactgataatataaatatggtatTTTCCACCACCAAACATCAAAGTGATTCACCAATGTGGTTTGAGTTGAAGTAAGTAGTAAGACTTCTAGcttagttttgtttattgtatttatcacTAACATaccatgaataaaaaaaatattttgacaaaataaactCATTATCATACTCACATAACATAAACTTGATTGGCATATTAGctgtatataagtttatttttctattttacagGTACGGCAGAATTACTGGCTCAACTTTTTATGAAGCCGCTCATTGTAAAACTATAAATGGTTCCCTTCTGAACGCAATTATGGGAGATGATTCAAAATTTACTTCCATTTCAATGAGTAGAGGGAaaatactagaaaaaaaagttctcAGAGTAGCAAGAAAGAAAAGGTAAGTTCGgtggtttttgtttgtttgaatattttgaataaaagaaatttgtaaTGTTTGGTTCAAGGCTTTTGtagtacataattaatatttttgtttctgcaATTCAGATTGAAATTGAAGAAGCTGGACTACTTCTTAATGCCGAGTATCCTATTTTTGGAGCAACAGCAACCTGACGGGTttactgaaaattatacaataaaagtCAAATGTCCTTCAACCGAAGCTGCCATACTTTTCTATGtgaaagacaataaaataacaccaaAATGTTGGACACAAGTGCAACTGCAAATGTTGTGTGCAATTTGATAACATCATTGTATCTGTAATGAATATTGCAAAGAAATTCTGGATAGATGCTGTATTTCcgaaattaaaagatatatataatatttaagcacttttttttgtttttcaagaatttcatgaatttattaaataaaactatgcttcgaaaatattgtttttattcaattttaattaaaggtgATTCACAAGTGCACAACAAATGATTATACTATAGTCTAATTGGGGTATTAGAAAATGATCTACACAGGCATTTGGAAACTTTGTTGAAGTAGATGGACACATAGGCACAAAACATGAGTCAACACGACTTTATATCTGAATTTTTTCGGTATTATTGTGATCACTTGATGTGGATGGAtattccattttaaattattacaaaaaacttaGTGAAAGTCgagaaaatttgcaatttatgATAAGATAATCAACTAGTGTTTCcactataaaaattttctttcccCATGCCTCAATTCCGATTTCCCCATTTCAGAACTTTTTTCccctcaaaaattattttgctgtagttttggcacttttgttgtaactaAAAGTTTAATACATGATTACCTAAAATTCCCCTTTTATAGTATTTCCCCTTTTTCTTCCCCTCTGGACCCTGATTACCCCTTAAAAGGGGAATTTCCCCTCATTGTGGAAACACTGTAATCAACGAAGGCAAGCACGACCAGTGTCAGACACGTGTGACGTCATTGGAAGTGTAGGTCCGTTTTGGCGCGAAAATTTAAACGATCAGTCTAAAGCCGCATTTTTTTACGATAAATtagattgttttaatttttttaatatgttaagaCCTATTTTACATGGAattctttaaaatgaaatcaaaactaaaattattgcaTGTTCCCTATTGTGCTTATATTTGAAATGACCTAGGGAAGAAAGTCTAAAATTCATCAGATTAAACATGTGACGTTTATccttattaatattgttagtTTTTGTCCGTATTTCAAGTCAAacctactgaaccaattttcatgaaattttgcaattATAGGATAGAGGGAAGGGCAAAGTATTTTACCTCAAAGGAACGAACTGCTGATCGAAGTTCTTCATGTAATGCGAGCAGTCCATGTCGTCGTGCACTTGGCCACGGCCCGTCGAGCCGAACGTCTCGATCGCGTAGAACTCATTCTCTTCCATGCGAGTTGTTTCACCGCCTTTCACTATGGGCACGGTCTTACCGGCGTGGATTCCTGGTAATCAATGATAAGATTTTTTAGAttcgtttaaaattttaacatttttataagattCCTTAACATTAAGAAATATGTAttctattaaaactaaagctcaTACTAACATAGTTTTAGTCCAATAAAACAATAGTTACTACAGAATAGTTATGTTTTAAACGGTTTTCGATTTGACTGATTGGGTCTTAGAATAGATATTATTTCtagggtatttttttttacttcaacTTGAtgctgtaaaatattttaatgtacggtttatcttttaatttttaattactcaCGGTAAGGCCCAATAGAATGACCATTCAGGTTTCGAATAGGCTTAACTTGATACACTTTGCCATCCAACTCAACTTCATGTGACTCCATAACCtgaaaccaaaacaaaaatccttacaaaacaaattacacagatcgagttagcctcccGAAGTTCgaaacgagatactaactcaacaatgcTATatgccaatcagaaaaagatagtcttttcaaatatgtatgcatgtatttaCCTCTTGAACTGCAGCACCAACATCGCACAGCCTTGCATCTATCCCGGAAGCCCTGATGCCAGCCTCAGTGGCTTCTTGCACGCCCTTCACTAGAGGATCGTAGCGCGGGTTGAAGTGCAGCGTGAAGGCGCAGTCGATGATGCGCCCGTTGATGTGAGTCCCGAAGTCTATCTTCACCACGTCGTCGTATTCAAGGACTGTGTCGTCACCTGGTGATTGAAGTAATAACTAGTTTTGTATTgatgtacatatttaaaatttctactaaaattattaatgtttttccAGCAAGGAGCAATTGATTT encodes the following:
- the LOC132901881 gene encoding uncharacterized protein LOC132901881 is translated as MLSIKMIVGEVFFATFKKTSIHKVCSSLIGKLDSPESFLEALSKQMTNTDNINMVFSTTKHQSDSPMWFELKYGRITGSTFYEAAHCKTINGSLLNAIMGDDSKFTSISMSRGKILEKKVLRVARKKRLKLKKLDYFLMPSILFLEQQQPDGFTENYTIKVKCPSTEAAILFYVKDNKITPKCWTQVQLQMLCAI